From the Planctomycetota bacterium genome, the window AACGCCGGCCCCGGCACCGTGGTGCGATGGAAGCAGCGCCGGGACCAGCGCGACGCCGAGACGCGCGAGGACGCGCTGCTGGCGATCGAGACCCTGCCCTCGCCGGAGACGCGGCATTTCATCACCCGCGTCCTCTATTCCTACTGGATGTATTCCGAGCGCATGGGCCAGCCCGCACCCTCGCTCGACGCGGTCGCCCAGGGCGCCTGGCCGAGCTACGTTCCTCCGGTGTTCCTGACAGCCAGAG encodes:
- a CDS encoding lytic transglycosylase domain-containing protein, with the translated sequence LHDPSFNMTLGQRYLLQLLESEPVGGDLIRLAASYNAGPGTVVRWKQRRDQRDAETREDALLAIETLPSPETRHFITRVLYSYWMYSERMGQPAPSLDAVAQGAWPSYVPPVFLTARATGPNAKDR